Proteins from one Streptomyces sp. NBC_00390 genomic window:
- a CDS encoding winged helix-turn-helix domain-containing protein, translating into MTTQPPPAAELSDVEARRIALRAQGFLGAPDRRGGVRAVLRHLGAVQLDTISVLARSHELIPYARLGAVGRRTVEDAYWTEGHSFEYWSHAACILPVEEWPHFAFRRRAYRSRPQWYHELPDDAYDAVIKQLRAEGPLTATELGGAKNGGEWWDWSASKVAVERALMYGEVVCTERRGWKRVYDLAERAIPDAVLHDDLDDRECLRRLVRLAGQSLGVGTRADIADYHRLKGEQFDSVVADSGLVPVAVEGWSKPAWADPEALASVPRGRHRTTLLSPFDSLIWERARTERIFGFTHRLEAYVPKPKRVYGYFAMPLLAGGKLLGRVDPAREGTTLVARQVSLDTPKAVAPMAQALREAAEWVGCDSVRIERMDRPELMPDLVKALG; encoded by the coding sequence ATGACGACGCAGCCGCCTCCCGCCGCCGAACTGTCCGACGTCGAGGCCCGCCGCATAGCGCTGCGCGCCCAGGGATTCCTGGGCGCGCCCGACCGGCGCGGAGGGGTGCGGGCCGTGCTGCGCCATCTCGGCGCCGTACAGCTGGACACGATCTCTGTCCTGGCGCGCTCGCACGAGCTGATTCCGTACGCCCGGCTCGGCGCGGTGGGCCGCCGGACGGTCGAGGATGCGTACTGGACGGAAGGTCACAGCTTCGAGTACTGGTCGCATGCGGCCTGCATCCTGCCCGTCGAGGAATGGCCGCACTTCGCGTTCCGCCGCCGCGCCTACCGCTCGCGGCCGCAGTGGTACCACGAGCTGCCGGACGACGCGTACGACGCGGTGATCAAGCAGCTGCGGGCCGAAGGTCCGCTGACCGCCACCGAGTTGGGCGGCGCGAAGAACGGCGGGGAGTGGTGGGACTGGTCCGCCTCGAAGGTCGCCGTCGAGCGCGCGCTGATGTACGGCGAGGTGGTGTGCACCGAGCGCCGGGGCTGGAAGCGGGTGTACGACCTGGCCGAGCGGGCGATCCCGGACGCCGTCCTGCACGACGACCTGGACGACCGCGAGTGCCTGCGCCGGCTCGTCCGGCTCGCGGGGCAGTCGCTCGGGGTGGGCACCCGCGCGGACATCGCCGACTATCACCGACTCAAGGGCGAGCAGTTCGACTCGGTGGTCGCCGACTCCGGTCTGGTGCCGGTGGCTGTCGAGGGCTGGTCCAAGCCCGCCTGGGCGGACCCCGAGGCGCTCGCCTCCGTGCCGCGCGGCCGGCACCGCACGACCCTGCTCTCGCCGTTCGACTCGCTCATCTGGGAACGGGCGCGCACCGAGCGGATCTTCGGATTCACGCACCGGCTGGAGGCGTATGTCCCCAAGCCGAAGCGGGTGTACGGATACTTCGCGATGCCTCTGCTCGCGGGCGGGAAGCTGCTGGGCCGCGTCGACCCGGCGCGTGAGGGCACGACCTTGGTGGCACGCCAGGTGTCCCTGGACACCCCGAAGGCGGTGGCGCCGATGGCCCAGGCGCTGCGGGAGGCCGCGGAGTGGGTCGGCTGCGATTCCGTACGGATCGAGCGGATGGACCGTCCCGAGCTCATGCCGGACCTGGTCAAGGCCCTTGGCTGA